Proteins from a genomic interval of Lelliottia amnigena:
- the mlaC gene encoding organic solvent ABC transporter substrate-binding protein, translating to MIKRLLMVAMLVIAPLSAAYAADQANPYKQMDEAAKKTFDRLKNEQSKIRSNPDYLRDVVDQELLPYVQVKYAGALVLGRYYKDATPAQREAYFAAFREYLKQAYGQALAMYHGQTYQIAPEQPLGDATIVPIRVTIIDPNGRPPVRLDFQWRKNTQTGNWQAYDMIAEGVSMITTKQNEWSDLLRTKGIDGLTAQLKSISSQKISLDEKK from the coding sequence ATGATTAAACGACTATTGATGGTTGCCATGCTGGTGATTGCCCCTCTGAGTGCCGCCTATGCAGCGGATCAGGCCAATCCTTATAAACAGATGGACGAAGCGGCGAAGAAGACGTTTGACCGCCTCAAAAATGAGCAATCAAAAATTCGTTCCAATCCGGATTATCTCCGCGATGTGGTTGATCAGGAGCTGTTGCCTTACGTACAGGTGAAATATGCTGGCGCGTTAGTTCTGGGTCGCTATTACAAAGATGCCACCCCAGCACAGCGTGAGGCTTACTTTGCGGCGTTCCGCGAATACCTGAAGCAGGCTTATGGTCAGGCGCTGGCGATGTATCATGGCCAGACCTATCAGATTGCACCAGAGCAACCGCTGGGCGATGCGACCATCGTACCTATCCGCGTCACTATCATCGATCCAAATGGCCGCCCGCCGGTGCGTCTGGATTTCCAGTGGCGTAAAAATACGCAGACAGGGAACTGGCAGGCTTATGACATGATTGCCGAAGGTGTGAGCATGATTACGACTAAGCAAAACGAGTGGAGCGATCTCCTGCGCACCAAAGGCATTGATGGTCTTACCGCACAGCTGAAATCTATCTCCAGCCAGAAAATCTCGTTGGATGAGAAAAAGTAA
- the mlaD gene encoding mammalian cell entry domain-containing protein, with translation MQTRKSEIWVGVFLVLALLAALFICLRAADITSIRTEPTYRLYATFDNIGGLKARSPVRIGGVVIGRVADITLDEKTYLPRVEMDIEERYNHIPDTSSLSIRTSGLLGEQYLALNVGFEDPELGTSILKDGGVIQDTKSAMVLEDMIGQFLYSNKGDDKKTDDASAKSEGQTDVAPTSGATTSSQEK, from the coding sequence ATGCAAACAAGAAAAAGTGAAATTTGGGTAGGTGTGTTTCTTGTGCTGGCGTTGTTAGCCGCACTGTTTATTTGCCTTCGCGCGGCGGACATCACCTCAATTCGGACTGAACCCACTTATCGTCTCTATGCAACATTCGATAACATTGGGGGACTGAAGGCGCGTTCACCGGTTCGTATCGGCGGCGTGGTGATTGGACGAGTGGCAGACATTACGCTCGATGAAAAAACCTATCTACCGCGTGTAGAAATGGATATCGAAGAGCGCTACAACCACATTCCGGACACCAGCTCTCTCTCCATCCGTACTTCCGGTCTGCTGGGTGAACAGTATCTGGCGTTAAACGTCGGTTTTGAAGATCCGGAACTGGGAACGTCTATCCTTAAAGACGGTGGCGTGATCCAGGATACCAAATCTGCGATGGTGCTCGAAGATATGATTGGTCAGTTCCTTTACAGCAACAAAGGGGACGACAAAAAAACTGACGATGCCTCTGCAAAGAGCGAAGGCCAAACTGACGTTGCACCGACCTCTGGCGCAACCACTTCATCTCAGGAGAAGTAA
- the mlaE gene encoding Uncharacterized ABC transporter, permease component YrbE, which translates to MLLNALAALGHRGIKTIRTFGRAGLMLFNALVGKPEFRKHAPLLVRQLYNVGVLSMLIIIVSGLFIGMVLGLQGYLVLTTYSAETSLGMLVSLSLLRELGPVVAALLFAGRAGSALTAEIGLMRATEQLSSMEMMAVDPLRRVISPRFWAGVISLPLLTILFVAVGIWGGSLVGVQWKGIDAGFFWSAMQDAVDLRMDLVNCLIKSVVFAFTVTWIALFNGYDAIPTSEGISRATTRTVVHSSLAVLGLDFVLTALMFGN; encoded by the coding sequence ATGCTGTTAAATGCGTTGGCCGCTCTGGGACACCGTGGCATAAAAACCATCAGGACGTTCGGGCGTGCCGGGTTGATGTTGTTCAATGCGCTGGTTGGCAAGCCGGAATTCCGCAAACATGCGCCATTGCTGGTGCGCCAGCTCTATAATGTCGGCGTGCTGTCGATGCTCATTATTATTGTTTCCGGTCTGTTTATCGGCATGGTTCTTGGGCTGCAAGGCTACCTTGTTTTAACCACGTACAGCGCTGAAACCAGCCTGGGTATGCTGGTGTCTCTTTCTCTGTTACGAGAGCTTGGACCGGTTGTTGCGGCGCTGCTTTTTGCCGGGCGTGCCGGTTCTGCGTTAACCGCAGAAATCGGTTTGATGCGCGCAACGGAACAGCTCTCCAGCATGGAAATGATGGCGGTTGATCCCCTGCGGCGCGTCATCTCTCCGCGTTTTTGGGCGGGTGTAATTTCGCTACCTCTGCTGACGATTCTTTTTGTGGCCGTCGGCATATGGGGCGGTTCGCTGGTTGGAGTGCAGTGGAAAGGGATTGACGCGGGTTTCTTCTGGTCCGCGATGCAGGATGCGGTTGATCTGCGTATGGATCTCGTGAACTGCCTGATTAAAAGCGTGGTCTTCGCGTTTACGGTTACCTGGATTGCGTTGTTCAATGGTTACGATGCGATACCGACCTCTGAAGGGATTAGTCGCGCGACAACGCGCACTGTAGTTCATTCGTCGCTGGCCGTACTGGGTCTGGATTTTGTGCTCACCGCACTGATGTTTGGGAATTGA
- the mlaF gene encoding ABC transporter ATP-binding protein, whose protein sequence is MSQTMANLVDVRDVSFSRGNRLIFEDITLTVPRGKITAIMGPSGIGKTTLLRLIGGQIPPDSGEILFDGENVPEMSRTRLYTVRKRMSMLFQSGALFTDMNVFDNVAYPLREHTRLSPELLKTTVMMKLEAVGLRGAAKLMPSELSGGMARRAALARAIALEPDLIMFDEPFVGQDPITMGVLVKLISELNSALGVTCVVVSHDVPEVLSIADYAYIVADKKIVAHGGAQELQNNSDPRVRQFLDGIADGPVPFRYPACDYHQDLLGIGS, encoded by the coding sequence ATGAGCCAAACAATGGCGAATTTAGTCGATGTCCGTGACGTCAGCTTCTCCCGCGGCAACCGATTGATCTTCGAAGATATTACATTGACGGTACCGCGTGGCAAGATCACTGCGATCATGGGGCCATCCGGAATCGGCAAAACAACGCTGCTGCGTCTGATTGGTGGACAGATCCCGCCAGACAGCGGCGAAATTCTTTTTGATGGCGAAAATGTGCCTGAAATGTCCCGCACTCGCCTCTATACCGTCCGTAAGCGCATGAGCATGTTGTTTCAGTCAGGTGCGTTATTCACTGATATGAACGTCTTTGATAACGTGGCTTATCCGCTGCGTGAGCACACGCGTTTGTCCCCTGAGCTGCTGAAAACGACGGTCATGATGAAGCTTGAAGCGGTGGGGCTACGTGGAGCTGCCAAGCTGATGCCTTCTGAATTGTCTGGCGGAATGGCGCGGCGTGCGGCGTTGGCGCGTGCTATCGCGCTGGAACCGGACTTGATCATGTTCGACGAACCTTTTGTCGGGCAGGATCCGATCACCATGGGCGTGCTGGTCAAGCTGATCTCAGAGCTTAACAGCGCACTCGGCGTCACCTGTGTTGTGGTATCGCATGATGTCCCCGAAGTGCTGAGCATCGCGGATTACGCCTATATTGTGGCGGATAAAAAAATCGTCGCGCACGGCGGCGCTCAAGAATTGCAGAATAATAGCGATCCGCGGGTTCGACAGTTCCTCGACGGTATTGCGGACGGTCCTGTTCCGTTCCGTTATCCCGCGTGTGATTATCATCAAGATTTATTGGGAATAGGGAGTTAA
- the yrbG gene encoding inner membrane protein YrbG, with product MLLATALLIIGLLLVVYSADRLVFAASILCRLFGIPPLIIGMTVVSVGTSLPEIIVSASASLHGQVDLAIGTAIGSNIVNILLILGLAALMHPFRVHSDVLRRELPLMLIVSLLAGYVLYDGQLTRDDGILLIALAIIWLLYIVKIARLAEKQGNDSLTREQVAELPREGTLPVALLWLGVALIIMPMATRMVVDNATVLANFYAISELTIGLTVIAIGTSLPELATAVAGARKGEGDMAIGNIIGSNIFNIAIVMGLPALIAPGAFNPLAFSRDYGVMLLVSIIFALLCWRRKQQIGKGAGALLTGGFIVWMAMLYWLSPLLSG from the coding sequence ATGCTTTTAGCAACGGCCCTGTTAATAATCGGTTTACTGTTAGTGGTCTACAGTGCTGACCGTCTGGTTTTTGCAGCATCCATTCTTTGTCGGCTTTTTGGCATACCGCCCCTTATCATCGGGATGACCGTGGTGAGTGTCGGAACATCGCTTCCAGAAATTATCGTCTCTGCTTCAGCCTCTCTTCATGGGCAGGTTGACCTCGCGATTGGGACGGCAATTGGCTCTAACATCGTCAATATATTATTGATCCTTGGCCTCGCCGCGCTGATGCATCCATTTCGCGTGCATTCTGATGTTCTGCGCCGCGAATTGCCGCTAATGTTAATTGTTAGCCTGCTGGCAGGTTACGTGCTGTACGACGGGCAACTCACGCGGGATGACGGCATCCTGCTTATCGCGCTGGCGATCATCTGGCTGCTGTATATCGTTAAAATTGCTCGTCTGGCGGAAAAACAGGGAAATGACAGCCTGACGCGTGAGCAAGTCGCGGAATTGCCTCGTGAAGGGACTCTGCCCGTCGCTCTGCTGTGGCTGGGCGTCGCGCTCATTATCATGCCAATGGCCACGAGAATGGTCGTTGATAACGCCACCGTGCTCGCCAATTTCTACGCCATCAGTGAGCTGACTATCGGCCTGACGGTGATAGCGATTGGCACCAGCTTGCCAGAACTGGCGACCGCCGTTGCCGGCGCACGTAAAGGTGAAGGCGATATGGCGATTGGCAATATCATTGGCTCCAATATCTTTAACATCGCTATTGTGATGGGTTTACCGGCGCTGATTGCGCCAGGGGCATTTAATCCGCTGGCCTTCTCGCGCGATTACGGGGTGATGCTCCTTGTGAGTATTATTTTCGCCCTGCTGTGCTGGCGACGGAAACAACAGATTGGCAAAGGCGCGGGTGCCTTGCTGACGGGTGGTTTTATCGTATGGATGGCGATGCTGTATTGGCTGTCGCCTCTTCTCTCTGGGTAA